From a single Limisphaerales bacterium genomic region:
- a CDS encoding HAD family hydrolase: protein MMGQSAPMIRLVLFDIDGTLILTGGAGMKAFAQAFADEFDLPHATESMEFAGRTDRGLAYEVFRANNIATTETNYQRFTQAYTQRLAKHLPADKTQPLPGVVELLDAIEAMSIPPVLGLLTGNLPLGAELKLTHYHLWHRFQFGAFGDTTENRNDIAQAALENAREQFPNLNPSEILIIGDTPADIECAQSIDASVLAVATGNFTEAQLAKHHPTHLAPNLKDVTLDMLNA, encoded by the coding sequence ATGATGGGACAGTCCGCGCCTATGATTCGGCTCGTGCTATTTGATATCGACGGCACCCTCATCCTCACCGGCGGTGCCGGTATGAAGGCCTTTGCGCAGGCATTTGCCGATGAATTTGATTTACCCCACGCCACCGAATCCATGGAATTCGCCGGGCGCACCGATCGAGGCCTCGCCTACGAAGTCTTTCGAGCCAACAACATCGCCACCACCGAAACCAATTACCAGCGCTTCACTCAAGCCTACACCCAACGGCTCGCCAAACATTTGCCCGCCGACAAAACCCAACCCCTCCCCGGCGTTGTGGAATTGCTCGATGCAATCGAGGCCATGTCCATCCCGCCCGTGCTGGGCCTGCTCACCGGCAACCTCCCATTAGGCGCAGAACTCAAACTCACCCACTACCACCTTTGGCATCGCTTTCAATTTGGGGCCTTTGGCGACACCACCGAAAACCGAAATGACATCGCCCAAGCTGCACTTGAAAATGCTCGTGAACAATTCCCCAATCTCAACCCGTCGGAAATCCTCATCATCGGAGACACCCCCGCCGACATTGAATGCGCCCAATCCATCGACGCCAGCGTACTCGCCGTTGCCACCGGCAATTTCACTGAAGCCCAACTCGCCAAACACCACCCCACCCACCTCGCCCCCAACCTTAAAGACGTCACTCTTGACATGTTAAACGCATAA